In one Fodinicola acaciae genomic region, the following are encoded:
- a CDS encoding thiopeptide-type bacteriocin biosynthesis protein, translating to MVDGPAVADWLAYRIPVASPPDIAALLHEVVRPSIGQISAEIPDFRWFFLRYFDPAGLHLRLRLRVPVGVLTEVDALMEGALNGGPAARLGWVRRLYAPETGKFGAGPALDGAERLFQLSSETALLCATPDRRGDRIAQAAAVTSLLADDLPEPARRRFLGVCANSAKTEAAVEPDLRGRAMRLDDRRRGVLAEADLGRTLSAFALAFRQFLGSAARTLAPISDDDLRFHHIHLTNNRLGVFPAEEAAIARLLLALGS from the coding sequence ATGGTTGACGGTCCCGCGGTCGCCGACTGGCTCGCCTATCGCATTCCGGTGGCGTCCCCACCGGACATCGCCGCCCTGCTCCACGAGGTCGTACGGCCCAGCATTGGGCAGATCAGCGCCGAGATTCCCGATTTCCGCTGGTTCTTCCTGCGCTATTTCGATCCCGCTGGGCTGCATCTTCGGTTGCGCCTCCGCGTACCGGTCGGCGTACTAACCGAGGTCGACGCGTTGATGGAGGGAGCGCTCAACGGCGGCCCGGCGGCGCGACTCGGCTGGGTGCGGCGGCTCTACGCTCCGGAGACCGGCAAATTCGGTGCCGGGCCGGCGCTGGACGGCGCGGAGCGCCTTTTCCAGCTGAGCAGCGAAACCGCTTTGCTGTGCGCCACCCCTGACCGGCGCGGCGACCGAATAGCTCAGGCCGCGGCCGTAACGAGCCTGTTGGCCGACGACCTTCCCGAGCCCGCCCGACGCAGGTTTCTCGGAGTCTGCGCAAATTCAGCAAAGACCGAGGCGGCCGTCGAGCCGGACCTGCGAGGGCGCGCCATGAGACTGGACGATCGGCGCCGCGGAGTCCTCGCCGAAGCGGACCTCGGGCGAACACTGTCGGCGTTCGCCCTGGCTTTCCGCCAGTTCCTCGGATCGGCCGCCCGTACGCTCGCTCCCATCAGCGATGACGACCTGCGGTTTCACCACATTCATCTGACCAACAACAGATTGGGGGTGTTTCCCGCGGAGGAAGCGGCGATAGCGAGACTGCTGCTGGCGCTGGGCTCGTGA
- a CDS encoding AMP-binding protein, translated as MSAIDTRIRERALNSPDTPALVIRSAADDAVWTWRELAAATGHRAAALSEVAGDAPVAATMATDNNAELVLELIAALRTDLPLGLHSRRAPAAEQDAFRSALRRRGIQTLAWTDGRWLSDHPPPRTATRIPSQSVLLATGGSSGMPKIVVDNRMRDVARRPRPARASTATNWRPRQHQLVLGPLHHTAALTFFVEGLTDGNLLLLQRDFDPGDTLRLVDEWRVRWLQATPYHLRRLAASLRRSPYDLGSVRGLLHLGAPCPDDLKRFWLRQLEPGYVFEMYGATEGVGFTLVDGREWLRRPGTVGTGFFTQIRIYDDAGRRLRPHVDGLVHLRSATAGRAVYLDARHQVTGTPDGFVGLGDRGHLDDERYLFLRPRQIAHIQVGDLTVYPAEVESVLTAHPAVADAAVLGVPDDRLGEKLVALIVPVTGPVDPLLLRRYARQALARHKVPRQFRFVSNLPYNDNGKLDRPRVADLCAAGEGHAAEVSP; from the coding sequence ATGTCCGCGATTGACACACGGATCCGGGAACGGGCGCTGAACTCACCAGACACCCCGGCGCTGGTAATACGTTCAGCCGCCGACGACGCCGTGTGGACGTGGCGCGAGCTGGCGGCGGCGACCGGCCACCGCGCGGCCGCGCTGTCGGAGGTCGCCGGTGACGCACCGGTCGCGGCGACGATGGCCACCGACAACAACGCGGAGTTGGTGCTCGAGCTGATCGCGGCGTTGCGTACGGACCTGCCGCTGGGACTGCATTCCCGGCGCGCCCCGGCCGCCGAGCAGGACGCCTTCCGGTCGGCCTTACGGCGGCGGGGCATTCAGACCCTCGCCTGGACAGATGGGCGGTGGCTCAGCGACCACCCGCCGCCAAGGACCGCCACGCGGATTCCATCGCAGAGCGTGTTGCTCGCAACCGGCGGGAGTTCGGGGATGCCGAAAATCGTGGTGGACAACCGAATGCGCGACGTGGCACGCCGCCCTCGCCCGGCCAGAGCCAGCACCGCGACGAACTGGCGGCCGCGACAGCACCAACTGGTGCTGGGTCCGCTGCATCACACGGCGGCCCTCACCTTCTTCGTCGAAGGCCTCACCGACGGCAACCTCCTGCTGCTGCAGCGCGACTTCGACCCCGGTGACACCCTGCGGTTGGTCGACGAATGGCGGGTCCGCTGGTTGCAGGCGACGCCGTACCATCTGCGTCGGCTGGCCGCGTCACTGCGCCGGTCGCCCTACGACCTCGGCAGCGTCCGCGGGCTGCTCCACCTCGGCGCTCCCTGCCCTGACGACCTCAAGCGATTCTGGCTGCGTCAGCTCGAACCGGGTTACGTGTTCGAAATGTACGGAGCGACCGAGGGCGTCGGCTTCACACTGGTCGACGGACGGGAATGGTTGCGGCGACCGGGAACGGTCGGCACGGGATTCTTCACCCAGATCCGCATCTACGACGACGCCGGCCGCCGGCTCCGGCCGCATGTCGACGGTCTGGTCCACCTCCGGTCGGCCACCGCCGGCCGGGCCGTCTATCTCGACGCCCGGCATCAGGTCACCGGGACGCCGGACGGTTTCGTCGGTCTCGGCGATCGCGGCCATCTCGACGACGAACGGTATCTGTTCCTGCGGCCACGGCAGATCGCCCACATCCAGGTGGGCGACCTGACCGTTTACCCCGCCGAAGTGGAGTCGGTGCTGACCGCGCACCCCGCGGTCGCCGACGCCGCCGTCCTCGGCGTTCCCGACGACCGGCTCGGCGAGAAACTGGTCGCCCTGATCGTGCCGGTCACCGGTCCCGTCGATCCGTTGCTGTTGCGCCGGTACGCCCGGCAAGCGCTGGCCCGGCACAAGGTGCCACGGCAGTTTCGGTTCGTCAGCAACCTGCCGTACAACGACAACGGCAAGCTCGACCGGCCGCGAGTCGCCGACCTGTGCGCCGCCGGCGAAGGACACGCCGCGGAGGTGTCGCCATGA
- a CDS encoding lantibiotic dehydratase: MAGEQTPHPSRTESPLAAADLRLAPVALHRVCGIPVSALDELSAPRTLDLIRRANQNADVAAARAAELSARLHTCVRHAGDDRDLRRALLAIRRAVHRGAWTDRHRAAAESVRAKLDPRTETGLRSWIDATESKSRHLDAAETAIMAELRAAAQAMTTRLRDPENLRGLALASPDFGRALLGGPEVGDGRVASRFARTATSYFTRIATRTVPFSTFVTVGLTAVGPTFLPRQTGERSVVTSTRTLAVALLIACTRHPDTARLLEVVRNRGLRCVNGRWVAVLPVYVPLADGAGFRYDELTDCDSYRGTIACLPEHPTPLPELVATSGPGVTESTARRLVEVGLLQPRTPWALDAPRPLGAFAERVRTTIDTPSATPPTGLADALETLAASENSVAYGDAASRIAAIGSARHVAREAFAVLGQPAPRWLDSAPLFHEAVATSRPALRRLPEPVRADLLDVAARTVPQLRWSVVYDELARFFVAHYGTGGSCSDILEFLYSFDPGTSFSGDPDRCVADSERARLPPAAVAVFFQLAAAGEDDLAAANYRLVVNAVHPGELGFLTRWAHVPALRTGLSAAIREWTAALHPGSRVYQFCAYPDFVELQRPARTALPLLRWPTDLPAFGDNGIELSRLTLNHDPRSGMLRIYDSDGSPVSLCYTGTVPSGLLTGPIRLLSILANPWRPPAGGLVEQLGPAGHSPRVTCQRIVWARARWVFSAADVPAYTPGAPLVPFLTSIDRWRRAAGLPDQVFVKRTRGSRPVGKPRWVGFHHPHTIVTGFRNLLAEATHLAVTEALPATGQHWARNGAGEPVATEFVALASHG; this comes from the coding sequence GTGGCAGGCGAGCAGACCCCGCATCCGTCGCGCACGGAATCGCCGCTGGCCGCAGCCGATCTGCGCCTGGCGCCGGTCGCGTTGCACCGGGTGTGCGGGATTCCGGTGTCCGCCCTGGACGAGCTCTCGGCACCTCGCACGCTGGACCTGATCCGGCGGGCGAACCAGAACGCCGACGTGGCCGCCGCACGAGCGGCCGAGTTGTCGGCACGGCTGCACACCTGCGTACGGCACGCCGGCGACGATCGCGACCTCCGTCGTGCCCTGCTGGCGATCCGGCGTGCCGTGCATCGTGGGGCCTGGACCGACCGCCACCGAGCGGCCGCCGAGAGCGTACGGGCCAAGCTCGACCCGCGAACCGAAACCGGGCTGCGGTCATGGATCGATGCCACGGAGAGCAAAAGCCGCCATCTCGACGCGGCGGAAACGGCCATCATGGCGGAGCTGCGGGCCGCCGCGCAGGCGATGACGACCCGGCTTCGCGATCCCGAAAACCTGCGCGGGTTGGCCCTGGCGAGCCCCGACTTCGGCCGTGCTCTGCTGGGCGGCCCCGAGGTCGGCGACGGTCGCGTGGCATCGCGATTCGCGCGTACGGCGACGTCGTACTTCACCCGCATCGCGACCAGGACCGTCCCCTTCTCCACCTTCGTCACCGTCGGGCTCACCGCGGTGGGCCCGACGTTCCTGCCGCGGCAGACAGGCGAACGATCCGTCGTCACCTCCACGCGGACGCTGGCCGTGGCACTACTGATCGCCTGCACCCGCCACCCGGACACCGCGAGACTCCTTGAGGTGGTCAGAAATCGCGGGCTGCGGTGCGTGAACGGGCGTTGGGTCGCCGTCTTGCCGGTGTACGTGCCGCTCGCCGACGGTGCCGGCTTCCGCTATGACGAGTTGACCGACTGTGACTCCTACCGTGGGACAATCGCTTGCCTGCCTGAACATCCCACGCCATTACCGGAACTGGTCGCCACCTCCGGTCCCGGCGTGACCGAGTCGACGGCCCGGCGGCTGGTGGAGGTGGGCCTGCTGCAGCCGCGTACGCCGTGGGCGCTCGACGCCCCGCGGCCCCTGGGCGCGTTCGCCGAACGGGTCCGCACGACCATCGACACACCTTCGGCGACGCCGCCGACCGGGCTCGCGGACGCGCTGGAAACGCTTGCTGCGAGCGAAAACAGCGTCGCGTATGGCGACGCGGCCAGCCGGATCGCCGCGATCGGGTCCGCACGGCACGTCGCGCGGGAGGCGTTCGCCGTGCTCGGCCAGCCGGCCCCCCGTTGGCTCGACTCCGCGCCGCTGTTCCACGAAGCGGTGGCGACGAGCCGACCAGCGCTTCGGCGGCTTCCCGAGCCGGTGCGGGCCGATCTGCTCGATGTGGCCGCGCGGACAGTTCCACAGTTGCGCTGGAGCGTCGTCTATGACGAGTTGGCGCGGTTTTTCGTGGCGCACTACGGCACCGGCGGGTCCTGCTCGGACATTCTGGAATTCCTTTATTCGTTCGATCCGGGCACCTCGTTCTCCGGCGATCCCGACCGCTGCGTCGCCGACTCCGAGCGTGCGCGGCTGCCCCCGGCGGCGGTAGCGGTGTTTTTCCAACTCGCGGCGGCCGGAGAGGACGATCTCGCGGCGGCTAATTATCGGCTGGTCGTCAACGCCGTCCATCCCGGCGAGCTCGGTTTCCTCACGCGGTGGGCCCATGTGCCGGCGTTGCGTACCGGTTTGTCCGCGGCGATCCGGGAGTGGACAGCGGCGCTGCACCCCGGCAGCCGGGTCTACCAGTTTTGCGCCTACCCCGACTTCGTCGAGTTGCAGCGGCCGGCGCGGACAGCGCTGCCCCTCCTGCGCTGGCCCACCGATCTCCCTGCCTTCGGCGACAACGGAATCGAGTTGTCCCGCCTTACGTTGAACCACGATCCACGGTCCGGGATGCTGCGCATCTACGATTCGGACGGATCACCGGTCTCGCTTTGCTACACCGGCACGGTTCCCAGCGGTCTGCTGACCGGGCCAATCCGGTTGCTCAGCATTCTGGCGAATCCGTGGCGACCACCCGCCGGTGGTCTCGTCGAACAGCTCGGCCCGGCCGGCCATTCGCCCCGGGTGACCTGCCAGCGCATCGTATGGGCCCGGGCTCGTTGGGTCTTCTCCGCCGCCGATGTTCCCGCGTACACGCCGGGCGCACCACTCGTTCCGTTCCTCACCTCGATCGATCGGTGGCGACGCGCCGCCGGCCTGCCGGACCAGGTGTTCGTCAAGCGCACTCGCGGCAGCCGCCCGGTCGGAAAACCACGCTGGGTCGGTTTCCATCACCCGCACACGATCGTCACCGGCTTCCGGAACCTACTGGCGGAAGCCACCCACCTCGCCGTCACCGAGGCGCTGCCCGCCACCGGTCAGCACTGGGCGCGTAACGGTGCCGGCGAACCAGTGGCAACCGAGTTTGTCGCACTGGCAAGCCATGGTTGA
- a CDS encoding serine hydrolase domain-containing protein → MGTALRSAAAQLITNLTATSAIPAVCVTAFDREGEIFTFCHGPRDIDCPRTPLDPYTRFRTYSLTKMFTATVILRLVDDGRIRLDQPISSFLPSGAPDALRAATVRQLLGHMSGLVRDTGATAIGRDLADYVTMAAIHTPSIAPPGIIYAYSDAGFALLGHLVEQVTGTEFSRAVNEWLFEPLGMRSSCFDNGGDPASVSAEHAMSRDGVMMSIAPRKPAPGERPANGAFSSCHDIARFGMAHLRGRLPLKSSQRLVSAGLLSDMSNRGADIGLDVDFHYGLGAYVGPRFGEDLGYGNLGHGLGCWSRLVLLPRSGLGLAWFDNLAGSLELNWRREETIQQILAVAGAERPSWECLPDPTRVPPEQAVGSYRRLTGRPLLVQLRDDRLRIGNDAVTVPLRWHHGSTYVAAADADRAAASLVPTWTPSALTSPCTVRFVPSETATVNYLSVNGVPFRRNL, encoded by the coding sequence GTGGGAACCGCGTTGCGATCGGCTGCTGCCCAACTCATCACCAATTTGACAGCGACCAGCGCGATCCCCGCCGTGTGCGTGACCGCGTTCGACCGCGAGGGAGAGATTTTCACCTTCTGCCACGGGCCGCGCGACATCGACTGCCCGCGGACGCCGCTCGACCCGTACACCCGGTTCCGAACGTACTCACTGACCAAGATGTTCACCGCGACCGTCATTCTCCGGCTCGTCGATGACGGACGGATACGTCTGGATCAGCCGATCAGCTCGTTCCTACCGTCCGGCGCGCCGGACGCCCTCCGAGCGGCGACCGTGCGACAACTGCTCGGCCACATGTCCGGACTGGTCCGCGACACCGGCGCGACCGCGATCGGTCGCGATCTGGCCGACTATGTCACTATGGCGGCGATCCACACGCCCTCCATCGCCCCGCCCGGGATCATCTACGCGTACAGCGACGCGGGGTTCGCATTGCTGGGACATCTCGTCGAACAGGTCACCGGAACGGAATTTTCCCGCGCCGTGAACGAATGGCTGTTCGAACCGCTGGGCATGCGATCATCGTGCTTCGACAACGGTGGTGATCCGGCGTCCGTCAGCGCGGAGCACGCGATGTCCCGAGACGGCGTGATGATGTCGATCGCGCCGAGAAAACCGGCACCGGGTGAGAGACCGGCCAACGGCGCGTTCTCCTCATGCCACGACATCGCCAGATTCGGCATGGCGCATCTGCGTGGACGACTGCCGCTGAAGTCCTCGCAGCGGCTGGTCTCGGCGGGGCTGCTGAGCGACATGAGCAACCGAGGCGCGGATATCGGCCTCGACGTGGACTTCCACTACGGACTGGGCGCCTACGTCGGCCCACGCTTCGGCGAAGACCTTGGTTACGGCAACCTCGGTCATGGACTCGGGTGCTGGAGCCGGCTCGTCCTGTTGCCGCGGTCCGGACTCGGCCTGGCGTGGTTCGACAATCTGGCCGGCTCGCTCGAGCTGAACTGGCGCCGCGAGGAAACAATCCAACAGATACTGGCGGTGGCGGGAGCCGAGCGCCCAAGCTGGGAGTGCCTGCCCGACCCCACTCGGGTGCCGCCGGAACAGGCGGTGGGCTCCTATCGGCGGCTGACCGGGCGACCGCTGCTCGTCCAGCTACGCGATGATCGCCTCCGCATTGGCAACGACGCTGTCACCGTCCCCCTGCGTTGGCACCACGGCTCGACATATGTGGCTGCCGCCGACGCCGACCGTGCTGCCGCGTCCCTCGTACCGACCTGGACGCCGTCAGCACTCACCAGCCCATGCACCGTACGGTTCGTCCCGTCGGAGACAGCGACGGTGAACTACCTGTCGGTCAATGGCGTACCCTTCCGGCGAAATCTTTGA
- a CDS encoding SagB family peptide dehydrogenase → MNVGVRSAFRLTAVDQAAFQQIGPDVLEIRLTDRRMRLKRLDKGVLCALAGLAAGPADRDRLREYARSVDPAADLRRLDQELARLASRSALELSCVANGQPVLRAVATSRLAAFDLNPAKAGQLRLSRLSVASVREDVLVVEALAAYTRVCFLDPALGGLLTALATARDLPGIQAALPGHDPELIEAAVTFLLGTGAIVAVDQSGDSGESRHRQRELPDVALHARSRQGLSDQRVGGTFRFAGELDPAPALRARPDGPGFALPKPDLDRLRRTDRSLTDVQESRRSIRQYGPDPITLAQLGEFLYRVARCRTVHPVDESIGLYYEVSDRPYPSGGGAYDLELYLTLPSCPGLPPGMYHYAPDEHLLTLVCDRPEVLGRMLRDASTATGGQQEPPVLITLASRFARLSWKYEGLAYATALKNVGVLYHAMYLAATAMRLAPCALGTGDAATFSEATGCDPLVESSVGEFALGSRASDGGERDVRD, encoded by the coding sequence GTGAACGTGGGCGTCCGCTCGGCATTTCGGCTGACCGCCGTTGACCAGGCGGCTTTCCAGCAGATCGGCCCCGATGTGCTGGAGATCCGGCTGACGGACCGGCGGATGCGGCTCAAGCGGCTCGACAAGGGTGTGCTTTGCGCGTTGGCCGGTCTGGCCGCCGGACCCGCCGATCGGGACCGGCTCCGTGAGTACGCCCGGTCGGTGGATCCGGCAGCCGACCTGCGCCGGCTCGACCAGGAACTTGCCCGGTTGGCCAGCCGGTCGGCGCTGGAGCTGAGCTGCGTGGCCAACGGGCAGCCGGTCCTGCGCGCAGTGGCGACCAGCCGGCTGGCGGCGTTCGACCTGAACCCGGCGAAGGCCGGCCAGCTGCGGCTGTCCCGGCTCAGCGTCGCGTCGGTCCGGGAGGACGTGTTGGTCGTCGAGGCGCTCGCGGCCTACACCCGGGTCTGCTTCCTGGATCCCGCCCTTGGCGGGCTGCTCACCGCCTTGGCCACCGCGCGCGACCTGCCCGGCATCCAGGCGGCGCTGCCTGGCCACGACCCCGAGCTGATCGAGGCGGCCGTCACTTTCCTGCTCGGCACCGGCGCGATTGTCGCGGTCGATCAGAGCGGTGACAGCGGCGAGTCGCGGCACCGTCAACGGGAACTGCCGGATGTGGCGCTGCACGCTCGCAGCCGGCAGGGCCTGTCCGACCAGCGTGTCGGTGGCACCTTCCGGTTCGCCGGTGAACTGGACCCGGCCCCGGCCCTGCGAGCGCGACCGGACGGACCCGGATTCGCGCTGCCGAAACCCGACCTGGACCGGCTCCGCAGGACCGACCGCTCACTGACCGACGTACAGGAGTCACGGCGGTCGATCCGCCAGTACGGTCCGGATCCGATCACGCTGGCCCAACTGGGCGAGTTCCTGTACCGGGTCGCCCGGTGCCGCACGGTTCACCCCGTCGACGAGTCGATCGGCCTGTACTACGAGGTCAGCGACCGCCCTTACCCCAGCGGCGGCGGCGCGTACGACCTGGAGCTCTACCTCACCCTCCCCTCGTGTCCGGGCCTGCCGCCGGGCATGTATCACTACGCGCCGGACGAACACCTGTTGACACTGGTCTGCGACCGGCCGGAGGTGCTGGGCAGGATGCTCCGCGACGCCTCGACGGCCACCGGCGGACAGCAGGAGCCACCGGTACTGATCACTCTCGCATCCCGGTTCGCACGCCTCAGCTGGAAATACGAGGGCCTCGCGTACGCCACCGCGCTGAAGAACGTCGGTGTGCTTTACCACGCCATGTACCTGGCCGCGACCGCGATGCGGCTTGCGCCGTGCGCGCTGGGCACCGGCGACGCCGCCACGTTCAGCGAGGCGACCGGATGCGATCCGCTGGTCGAGTCGTCCGTGGGCGAGTTCGCCCTCGGCAGCCGTGCCAGCGACGGCGGCGAGCGCGATGTCCGCGATTGA
- a CDS encoding coproporphyrinogen-III oxidase family protein, with product MKDLLLYVHVPFCPSKCHFCAWVKSVPVRDLRLDESDGPRRAYVDAVCDQIRTAAPKLNQAGYRPKLMYWGGGTPSALTVREFTRIMDTLRESFDLSALTEVTTESSPDTLTEEKLAAYKAAGFTRVSIGVQSFDPDRLRRVARSHTPDDARTAPRLASAAGFQEINVDLMCGMPDESLDEIERSVVTATELPITHVSLYPYAPASGTVTYRQLEKGWGTIDRKERKRAYQLGRTILQDRGFPEYSMSYFGRTPCEVDLAYYRLTMDWIGFGPGASSIVDRKFALMHEQLASYVADPNQPRVASPASAESLSSTFLFEGLGTFSGVSAARWQERLGYSLDWVLDHSIQYGLIQYLTRFGGLIRDEVGIRLPRERIAPMLIDLTGRLTPAAGWSG from the coding sequence GTGAAAGATCTCCTGCTCTACGTCCACGTCCCGTTCTGCCCGTCCAAATGTCATTTCTGTGCCTGGGTCAAATCCGTGCCCGTCCGTGACCTGCGTCTGGACGAGTCGGACGGGCCGCGCCGCGCCTACGTCGACGCCGTGTGCGACCAGATCCGTACGGCCGCGCCGAAGTTGAACCAGGCCGGCTACCGGCCGAAGCTGATGTACTGGGGCGGCGGCACACCGAGCGCGCTGACGGTGCGCGAGTTCACCCGGATCATGGACACGTTGCGGGAGTCGTTCGACCTGTCGGCGCTGACCGAAGTCACCACCGAGTCCAGTCCGGACACCCTGACCGAGGAAAAACTCGCCGCGTACAAGGCTGCCGGTTTCACCCGTGTCAGCATCGGCGTGCAGAGTTTCGACCCCGACCGGTTGCGCCGGGTCGCACGATCCCACACCCCCGATGACGCTCGTACGGCCCCGCGGCTGGCCAGCGCGGCCGGTTTCCAGGAGATCAACGTCGATCTGATGTGCGGAATGCCGGACGAGTCGCTCGACGAGATCGAGCGGTCCGTCGTGACGGCCACCGAACTGCCGATCACTCACGTGTCCCTCTATCCGTACGCGCCGGCGTCCGGCACCGTCACCTACCGCCAGTTGGAAAAGGGATGGGGGACGATCGATCGCAAGGAACGCAAACGCGCCTACCAGTTGGGGCGGACCATTCTCCAGGACCGGGGTTTCCCGGAATATTCGATGAGCTACTTCGGCAGGACTCCGTGCGAGGTCGACCTGGCGTACTACCGCCTGACCATGGACTGGATCGGCTTCGGGCCGGGAGCGAGCTCGATCGTCGACAGGAAATTCGCGCTCATGCACGAGCAACTGGCGAGCTATGTCGCCGATCCGAACCAACCGCGGGTCGCGTCGCCGGCATCCGCGGAAAGCCTCAGCAGCACCTTCCTGTTCGAAGGACTCGGCACCTTCTCCGGGGTGAGCGCGGCGCGGTGGCAGGAGCGACTGGGTTACTCGCTCGACTGGGTTCTCGACCACAGCATCCAGTACGGACTGATCCAGTACCTCACCAGGTTCGGTGGCCTGATCAGGGACGAGGTCGGCATCAGGCTGCCACGGGAACGGATCGCCCCGATGCTCATCGATCTGACCGGCCGGCTCACCCCGGCCGCCGGGTGGTCCGGCTGA
- a CDS encoding serine hydrolase domain-containing protein yields the protein MTGQPAALAGTRTLLESWAEAGSSLGAQVAVYQAGTPIADFATGQSAPGGRASTADVGRLYCAAKPLTACCVARAVDLGLCAVDDAVGKYLPAFDRGRRQSVTLRGLMSHTSGLPDLMHADPYGHQAGWVLAAASELEFPDRFWYRKPHYNNTSAWYVLAAVVERLYDQPLDDVVREQVGKPLGLSDLAFTQDERNHFADCYQFRGNAVIALPGPDHHQLFRDVNPAHGGFGSARSLGALFVELNRCVRGAGDLISTPVAREFVRRQADVEIPGGHGDHPYGLGFFLDVGRSWVGGGWAERSFGHHGFVGRQAVVGAFADPDADVVLSIRLFSAGPRNNWMFHRIGQEVWSDLGLSANHDRERAAST from the coding sequence ATGACGGGGCAGCCGGCGGCGCTCGCCGGTACGCGGACCTTGTTGGAAAGCTGGGCCGAGGCCGGCTCGAGTCTGGGCGCCCAGGTGGCCGTCTACCAGGCCGGAACACCGATCGCCGACTTCGCGACCGGCCAAAGCGCACCCGGCGGTCGGGCGAGCACGGCGGATGTGGGCCGGCTGTACTGCGCGGCGAAACCACTCACCGCCTGCTGTGTCGCCCGCGCGGTCGACCTGGGACTGTGCGCGGTGGACGACGCCGTGGGTAAGTATCTGCCGGCATTCGACCGCGGGCGTCGGCAGAGCGTGACCCTGCGCGGGCTCATGAGTCACACCAGCGGCCTTCCTGACCTCATGCACGCCGACCCGTACGGTCACCAGGCCGGATGGGTGCTCGCGGCCGCCTCCGAACTCGAGTTTCCGGACCGTTTCTGGTATCGCAAGCCGCATTACAACAACACCAGCGCCTGGTACGTGCTGGCGGCAGTCGTCGAAAGACTCTACGACCAACCGCTCGACGACGTCGTACGCGAGCAGGTCGGCAAACCACTGGGACTTTCCGATCTCGCCTTCACTCAGGACGAGCGGAACCATTTCGCCGACTGCTACCAGTTTCGCGGCAACGCGGTCATCGCCCTGCCTGGACCCGACCATCACCAACTCTTCCGCGACGTCAATCCCGCACACGGCGGATTCGGCAGCGCACGTTCGCTCGGCGCTCTCTTTGTCGAGTTGAACCGATGCGTACGCGGGGCCGGCGACCTGATCAGCACACCGGTCGCGCGCGAGTTCGTCCGGCGGCAGGCCGACGTCGAAATTCCCGGCGGTCACGGCGATCATCCGTACGGGCTGGGCTTTTTCCTCGACGTCGGCAGATCCTGGGTCGGCGGCGGCTGGGCCGAGCGCAGTTTCGGTCACCACGGATTCGTCGGCCGGCAGGCCGTGGTCGGCGCCTTCGCCGACCCCGACGCCGACGTCGTGCTGTCGATACGACTGTTCAGCGCCGGACCGCGCAACAACTGGATGTTTCATCGAATCGGTCAGGAGGTCTGGTCGGATCTCGGCCTTTCCGCCAACCACGACAGAGAACGGGCGGCTTCAACGTGA